A genomic window from Streptomyces broussonetiae includes:
- a CDS encoding tyrosinase family protein, which yields MAYVRRDVGTLTASERRRFVNALLELKRRGEYDEFVRTHIAHYTPDGETGLRTAHMAPSFLPWHRRFVLELERALRRVDSSVTVPYWDWTRDRTPASVPWTKDLLGGNGRRFDQQVTTGPFAYAAGHWTIKEGVTDGRFLTRDLGRAAAPLQLPTKSDLRWALDDPVYDTPPWDSTVTSGFRNKLEGWGQGSGSASWHNHNRVHRWVGGVMLGGASVNDPVFWLHHAFVDLQWQRWQRAHREHRYLPADPPGPADDQNGRVVARYGKLPPWDETPDQLEDLSRIYRYA from the coding sequence GTGGCGTACGTGCGTAGGGACGTCGGCACGCTCACCGCGAGCGAGCGGCGCCGGTTCGTGAACGCCCTGCTGGAACTCAAGCGGCGCGGTGAGTACGACGAGTTCGTCCGCACGCACATCGCCCACTACACCCCCGACGGCGAGACCGGTCTGCGCACCGCGCACATGGCGCCGTCCTTCCTGCCCTGGCACCGCCGGTTCGTGCTGGAGCTGGAGCGGGCGCTGCGCCGCGTCGACTCCTCGGTGACGGTGCCGTACTGGGACTGGACCCGGGACCGTACGCCGGCCTCGGTGCCGTGGACGAAGGACCTGCTCGGCGGCAACGGACGGCGCTTTGACCAGCAGGTGACGACCGGGCCGTTCGCCTATGCGGCCGGTCACTGGACCATCAAGGAGGGCGTCACCGACGGCAGGTTCCTCACCCGGGACCTGGGCCGTGCCGCCGCCCCCTTGCAGCTGCCCACGAAGAGCGACCTGCGGTGGGCGCTCGACGACCCCGTCTACGACACTCCGCCGTGGGACTCGACCGTGACCAGCGGCTTCCGCAACAAGCTGGAGGGCTGGGGGCAGGGCAGCGGCAGCGCCTCCTGGCACAACCACAACCGGGTGCACCGCTGGGTCGGCGGGGTGATGCTCGGCGGTGCCTCGGTCAACGACCCGGTGTTCTGGCTGCACCACGCCTTCGTCGACCTGCAGTGGCAGCGCTGGCAGCGGGCGCACCGCGAGCACCGCTATCTGCCGGCCGACCCGCCCGGCCCCGCCGACGACCAGAACGGGCGGGTCGTCGCCCGCTACGGGAAACTGCCGCCGTGGGACGAGACACCGGACCAGCTGGAGGACCTGAGCCGGATCTACCGGTACGCCTGA
- a CDS encoding dynamin family protein: MVTLDVRPQLLDTLSALRDRVAAARFPLPLAGAPRARANRDELLAQLDDYLVPRLRDPEAPLLAVVGGSTGAGKSTLVNSLVGRRVSEASVLRPTTRTPVLVCHPEDHHWFSDMRVLPDLTRVWSPQHETTDDLLMSGAEHPARVLRVESAETLPPGLALLDAPDVDSLIADNRALAAELICAADIWIMVTTAARYADAVPWHLLRTAKEYDATLVTVLDRVPHQVVSEVSRQYGALLTKAGLGDVPRFTVPELPESAWGAGLLPTTAVAPLKDWLAHHAQDPAARRHVMLRTAHGLLDSLRSRMSELAGAAAAQYAAALRLTTAVEAAYDGEHARVRDRLRSGAVLSGDALKRWRAFPLDCTAGELLDALVESLVALLLCAVTAADERVDEAWRLEPAGADPALAAGESSVESAEHRIGLAVRRWRRELEEYAEEESRDLERSGAPDPEAVAALVATALLGGRRARTAGEGLAERLGAHGALRLRDRAGRLLGERVDRVMLRERERRLAPLDALDVHPEPQAELIAALSLLQKER; the protein is encoded by the coding sequence GTGGTGACCTTGGACGTACGGCCTCAGCTGCTCGACACACTCTCCGCGCTGCGCGACCGTGTCGCCGCCGCACGCTTTCCGCTGCCCCTGGCCGGAGCCCCACGCGCGCGTGCCAACCGCGACGAACTGCTCGCTCAGCTCGACGACTATCTGGTACCCCGTCTGCGGGACCCCGAGGCGCCCTTGCTGGCCGTCGTCGGCGGTTCCACCGGCGCCGGCAAGTCGACGCTCGTCAACTCGCTCGTCGGCCGACGGGTGAGCGAGGCGAGCGTGCTGCGGCCGACGACCCGGACGCCGGTGCTTGTCTGCCATCCGGAGGATCATCACTGGTTCAGCGACATGCGGGTCCTGCCCGACCTCACGCGCGTGTGGTCGCCCCAGCACGAGACCACCGACGACCTCCTGATGTCCGGCGCCGAGCACCCCGCGCGCGTGCTGCGCGTCGAGAGCGCCGAGACCCTTCCGCCCGGACTCGCCCTCCTCGACGCACCGGACGTCGACTCCCTGATCGCCGACAACCGCGCCCTGGCCGCCGAGTTGATCTGCGCCGCAGACATCTGGATCATGGTCACCACGGCCGCCCGCTACGCCGACGCCGTACCCTGGCACCTGCTGCGCACCGCCAAGGAGTACGACGCCACGCTCGTGACCGTCCTGGACCGGGTGCCCCACCAGGTGGTCTCCGAGGTCTCCCGGCAGTACGGTGCCCTGCTCACCAAGGCCGGGCTCGGCGACGTACCCCGCTTCACCGTGCCCGAGCTGCCCGAGTCCGCCTGGGGCGCCGGGCTGCTGCCCACGACCGCCGTCGCCCCGCTGAAGGACTGGCTCGCCCATCACGCCCAGGACCCTGCCGCGCGTCGGCACGTCATGCTCCGTACCGCCCACGGCCTGCTCGACTCGCTCAGGTCCCGGATGTCCGAGCTGGCCGGCGCGGCCGCCGCCCAGTACGCCGCCGCGCTCCGGCTCACCACCGCCGTGGAGGCCGCCTACGACGGCGAGCACGCGCGCGTGCGCGACCGGCTGCGGTCCGGCGCCGTACTCTCCGGGGACGCCCTCAAGCGCTGGCGGGCCTTCCCGCTGGACTGCACCGCCGGGGAACTCCTGGACGCGCTCGTGGAGAGCCTGGTCGCCCTGCTGCTGTGCGCCGTCACCGCCGCCGACGAGCGCGTCGACGAGGCCTGGCGGCTCGAGCCCGCCGGAGCCGACCCCGCCCTCGCCGCCGGCGAGTCCTCCGTGGAGAGCGCCGAGCACCGCATCGGCCTCGCCGTACGGCGCTGGCGGCGCGAACTGGAGGAGTACGCCGAGGAGGAATCGCGCGATCTGGAGCGCTCCGGCGCCCCCGATCCGGAGGCCGTCGCCGCCCTGGTCGCCACCGCGCTGCTCGGCGGACGCCGGGCGCGCACCGCGGGCGAGGGGCTCGCCGAGCGGCTCGGCGCCCATGGCGCGCTACGGCTGCGCGACCGGGCCGGACGCCTGCTGGGCGAGCGCGTGGACCGCGTCATGCTCCGCGAGCGCGAGCGGCGCCTCGCCCCGCTCGACGCCCTGGACGTCCATCCCGAGCCCCAGGCCGAACTCATCGCCGCACTGTCGCTGCTGCAGAAGGAGAGGTGA
- a CDS encoding chaplin, which produces MSRIAKAAVVALGTGAVVVGGAGLALADAGAEGAAVDSPGVLSGNLLQVPVNVPVDVCGNTVDAIALLNPAFGNTCVNKGDLKPGNPGGYGNGGYGH; this is translated from the coding sequence ATGTCTCGCATCGCGAAGGCAGCCGTTGTCGCCCTCGGCACCGGTGCCGTGGTGGTCGGCGGGGCCGGGCTGGCCCTGGCCGACGCGGGCGCCGAGGGCGCGGCCGTCGACTCGCCGGGTGTGCTGTCCGGCAACCTGCTCCAGGTTCCGGTCAACGTCCCGGTCGACGTGTGCGGGAACACCGTCGATGCGATCGCCCTGCTGAACCCCGCCTTCGGCAACACCTGCGTCAACAAGGGCGACCTGAAGCCGGGCAACCCCGGCGGCTACGGCAACGGCGGCTACGGCCACTGA
- a CDS encoding tyrosinase family oxidase copper chaperone yields MVFGIDGATVGAGRQGKEGAARAARRDVARGLLASVAALALAPVVGASRPVPPMRSSDGTSFDEVYRGRLIQGVLVPVVEGGTTEEDWRITVDGRPLHLMRRADGTWLSMVDHYTSYRTPLEATRAAVDEIGPGQQLRDDLATDPMGGEQMHMGEDRGVRA; encoded by the coding sequence ATGGTCTTCGGTATCGACGGAGCGACGGTGGGCGCGGGGCGGCAGGGGAAAGAGGGGGCGGCGAGAGCGGCCCGGAGGGACGTGGCGCGGGGGCTGCTGGCCTCGGTCGCCGCGCTGGCACTGGCGCCGGTCGTCGGCGCGTCCCGGCCCGTGCCCCCGATGCGGTCCTCGGACGGCACCTCCTTCGACGAGGTCTACCGGGGCCGCCTCATCCAGGGCGTGCTGGTGCCGGTCGTCGAGGGCGGGACGACCGAGGAGGACTGGCGGATCACCGTCGACGGGCGCCCGCTGCACCTGATGCGGCGGGCCGACGGCACCTGGCTGAGCATGGTCGACCACTACACCTCGTACCGGACACCGCTGGAGGCGACCCGGGCGGCCGTGGACGAGATCGGCCCCGGCCAGCAGCTGCGCGACGACCTGGCCACGGACCCGATGGGCGGCGAACAGATGCACATGGGGGAAGACCGTGGCGTACGTGCGTAG
- a CDS encoding DUF5949 family protein, with protein sequence MTSTPSDIRPAGLGTLVLLAWSGEAPDGADMPYLLAYSLGDAEGGPEATAAAVEHLLTSNGLPVGGDLVDGNARPSLPVSLLVEAGQAVVRMPQLVAQAGAPPEWLEAVAERGYAYLVFTTRAWPEGEPGKTVEPADLAAFAGAEETLNAAAHIVLPAARVRH encoded by the coding sequence GTGACCTCAACCCCAAGCGACATCCGCCCGGCCGGCCTCGGCACGCTCGTCCTGCTCGCATGGAGCGGCGAGGCCCCCGACGGCGCCGACATGCCCTATCTGCTGGCCTACTCCCTGGGTGACGCCGAGGGCGGCCCCGAGGCCACCGCGGCGGCGGTCGAGCACCTGCTGACCAGCAACGGGCTGCCGGTCGGCGGCGACCTGGTCGACGGCAACGCCCGGCCCAGCCTCCCCGTCAGCCTGCTGGTCGAGGCAGGCCAGGCCGTCGTACGGATGCCACAGCTGGTCGCGCAGGCCGGTGCGCCGCCGGAGTGGCTCGAGGCCGTCGCCGAGCGCGGCTACGCCTACCTCGTGTTCACGACCCGCGCCTGGCCCGAGGGCGAGCCCGGCAAGACGGTCGAGCCGGCCGACCTCGCCGCCTTCGCCGGTGCCGAGGAGACCCTGAACGCCGCCGCGCACATCGTCCTGCCGGCCGCCAGAGTGCGCCACTGA
- a CDS encoding D-2-hydroxyacid dehydrogenase family protein, with protein sequence MRLRCAVLDDFQGVATTLADWSVIEDEVEAVALREHLDTEDDLAAALADFDIVVTLRERVPVPGSLIARLPRLKLIVASGMRNTVIDYAAAEKHGVTVCGTQSSGIPPAELTWALLLGLARGIVEENTALRTGGPWQSTVGADLHGARLGVLGLGRIGGHVARVGLAFGMRVSAWSPRLTEERAAEHGVELAASKEELLTASDFVSVQVPGGDGTRGLIGAAELALMKPTAYLVNTSRASVVDQDALLAALHEGRIAGAGIDVFDIEPLPADHPMRTAPRLLATPHLGYVSRANYTTYYGQAVENIQAYLAGSPIRRLP encoded by the coding sequence GTGCGACTTCGCTGTGCGGTACTGGACGACTTCCAGGGCGTGGCCACCACGCTGGCCGACTGGTCGGTGATCGAGGACGAGGTCGAGGCCGTCGCACTGCGCGAGCACCTGGACACCGAGGACGACCTCGCCGCGGCCCTCGCCGACTTCGACATCGTCGTCACCCTGCGCGAACGCGTCCCGGTCCCCGGCTCGTTGATCGCCCGGCTGCCCCGGCTGAAGCTGATCGTCGCCTCCGGGATGCGCAACACCGTCATCGACTACGCGGCCGCCGAGAAGCACGGCGTCACCGTGTGCGGCACGCAGAGTTCGGGCATCCCGCCCGCCGAGCTGACCTGGGCGCTGCTGCTCGGGCTGGCCCGCGGGATCGTCGAGGAGAACACCGCCCTGCGCACCGGCGGTCCCTGGCAGTCCACCGTCGGCGCCGACCTGCACGGCGCCCGGCTCGGCGTGCTCGGTCTCGGCCGGATCGGCGGCCATGTGGCCCGGGTCGGGCTCGCCTTCGGCATGCGGGTCAGCGCCTGGAGCCCGCGCCTGACGGAGGAGCGCGCCGCGGAACACGGTGTCGAACTGGCCGCGTCCAAGGAGGAATTGCTCACCGCCAGTGACTTCGTCTCCGTCCAGGTGCCCGGCGGTGACGGCACCCGCGGCCTCATCGGCGCCGCCGAACTGGCTCTCATGAAGCCGACCGCCTACCTGGTCAACACCTCCCGGGCCTCGGTCGTCGACCAGGACGCGCTGCTGGCCGCGCTGCACGAGGGCCGGATCGCGGGAGCGGGCATCGACGTCTTCGACATCGAGCCGCTGCCCGCCGACCATCCGATGCGCACCGCGCCGCGCCTGCTCGCCACGCCCCACCTCGGCTATGTCTCACGGGCCAACTACACGACGTACTACGGCCAGGCGGTGGAGAACATCCAGGCCTATCTGGCGGGCTCCCCGATACGACGGCTGCCGTGA
- a CDS encoding vitamin K epoxide reductase family protein, which produces MPKPLAGGRGFGLLLVLTGAAGLLASWAITLDKFKLLQNPNFVPGCSLNPVVSCGSVMKSEQAAAFGFPNPMLGLVAYGIVVCVGMSLIAGARFPGWYWLLFEAGCLFGVGFVSWLQYESLYRINALCLWCALAWVATILMFWYATSLVVAHGFLPAPTWLKGFLAEFTWVLPVLHIGVVGMLILTRWWDFWTS; this is translated from the coding sequence ATGCCCAAGCCCCTGGCCGGCGGCAGGGGATTCGGGCTGCTGCTGGTACTCACCGGGGCGGCCGGGCTGCTCGCCTCCTGGGCCATCACGCTCGACAAGTTCAAGCTGCTGCAGAACCCGAACTTCGTGCCCGGATGCAGCCTGAACCCTGTGGTGTCCTGCGGCAGTGTGATGAAGAGCGAGCAGGCCGCGGCCTTCGGGTTCCCCAACCCGATGCTGGGCCTGGTGGCCTACGGCATCGTCGTGTGCGTCGGTATGAGCCTGATCGCCGGGGCCCGCTTTCCCGGCTGGTACTGGCTGCTGTTCGAGGCCGGCTGCCTGTTCGGCGTCGGATTCGTCTCCTGGCTCCAGTACGAGTCCCTGTACCGGATCAACGCGCTGTGCCTGTGGTGCGCTCTGGCCTGGGTCGCCACGATCCTCATGTTCTGGTACGCCACCTCGCTGGTCGTCGCGCACGGCTTCCTGCCCGCGCCGACCTGGCTGAAGGGGTTCCTCGCCGAGTTCACCTGGGTGCTCCCGGTGCTGCACATCGGCGTGGTCGGCATGCTGATCCTGACCCGCTGGTGGGACTTCTGGACCAGCTGA